One part of the Diadema setosum chromosome 6, eeDiaSeto1, whole genome shotgun sequence genome encodes these proteins:
- the LOC140229544 gene encoding uncharacterized protein, whose protein sequence is MVTLKNVLRFNIAYSRIWTDSMTAISWLRGQSKSFRSYVAYRVGEITSEFDPYKDIAYVPTDQNVIDLVSRGGTAAEMKRVIEGPEYLKLSPASWPKTPENITVNAKDPEQKKFHARNAKTLAVTVNTASRPPPMIDATKYSSWPKLLMTSARVLSMKDVPKKLWLKQLTHQISQWPSLKHIKEAELYWIREAQRDIDFRDPNILKLDPFYDEDDHVYRVGGRIDRAQLSFDVRHPYLLPGKNHISLLIVRDRHTHALHGGHLRTATEVRKKYWIVGDTSISKHVVQECVVCRKHRGKPVQQKMSDLPDFRVKPCTPPFQTTLVDYLGPVNVKLSRNTTTKGYCAVFTCAVTRAVHLTCVQDLSTQAFLQALERFVSIRGAPSMLISDNGTCFRGADNVINQLNLKLNHDQVRQRCRRYNAEWRFGPPAGASSSRSRRMNGQGGEEGNAASRHI, encoded by the coding sequence ATGGTCACCCTGAAGAATGTGCTGCGCTTCAATATTGCGTACTCCAGGATCTGGACTGATAGTATGACTGCTATCAGCTGGCTCCGGGGACAGTCCAAGTCCTTTCGCTCGTACGTTGCTTACCGTGTTGGTGAGATTACCTCTGAGTTTGACCCCTACAAGGATATTGCGTATGTTCCTACAGACCAGAACGTCATCGACCTGGTTTCCAGGGGAGGCACTGCAGCAGAAATGAAGAGAGTCATCGAGGGGCCTGAGTATCTGAAGTTGTCTCCTGCATCCTGGCCCAAGACACCGGAGAACATTACTGTAAACGCTAAGGATCCAGAGCAGAAGAAATTTCATGCCAGGAATGCTAAGACCTTAGCAGTCACAGTCAACACTGCATCCAGGCCTCCTCCAATGATCGATGCCACTAAGTACTCCAGCTGGCCAAAGTTATTGATGACTTCAGCCAGAGTCCTCTCCATGAAGGACGTTCCCAAGAAGCTATGGTTGAAGCAGCTTACTCACCAGATCTCTCAGTGGCCTTCTTTGAAACACATCAAGGAAGCAGAGCTGTACTGGATCCGAGAAGCGCAAAGAGACATTGACTTTCGTGATCCCAACATCCTGAAGTTGGATCCATTCTATGATGAGGATGACCACGTGTACCGTGTTGGAGGGCGTATTGATCGTGCACAACTGTCCTTTGATGTTCGTCACCCGTACCTTCTCCCTGGGAAGAATCATATCAGTCTGCTGATTGTACGTGACAGACACACTCACGCTCTCCATGGGGGTCATCTCCGAACGGCAACAGAAGTTCGGAAGAAGTACTGGATTGTTGGAGATACGAGCATCTCAAAACATGTTGTTCAAGAATGTGTTGTCTGCAGGAAACACAGAGGAAAGCCAGTCCAGCAGAAGATGTCGGACTTACCGGACTTCAGAGTCAAACCCTGCACACCCCCGTTCCAGACAACACTGGTAGATTACCTCGGACCAGTAAACGTAAAGTTGAGCAGGAACACTACCACAAAGGGTTACTGCGCGGTCTTTACCTGCGCGGTGACTAGGGCCGTGCACCTGACATGCGTACAAGACTTATCCACTCAGGCGTTTCTGCAGGCTCTTGAACGCTTTGTCAGCATCAGAGGGGCCCCATCCATGCTTATCAGTGACAACGGTACATGTTTCAGGGGAGCGGACAATGTCATTAATCAGCTGAACCTGAAACTGAACCACGACCAAGTGAGACAACGCTGTCGCAGATACAACGCTGAGTGGAGATTCGGACCACCCGCTGGGGCCTCATCATCAAGGAGCCGTAGAATGAATGGTCAGGGAGGTGAAGAAGGGAATGCGGCATCTCGTCACATCTGA
- the LOC140229543 gene encoding uncharacterized protein, whose translation MPSTPMTPRQHTATTASDPQQSPPSNASPATPLLTSRPSTSGAGSMSKMARMKYPTFNGNSRDYERFKALFNHCAVGLNEIECFYQLTEAMVNSKERNMIRGCINVERAWEILDEYFGDRDRIVDSLMKDLENLKTYERRGKIDIPAMGRFIQTLQNFETQAESVGLSGEMNSKMMLCSIKRKLPEEHRVGFYKSVRDDGTADSLSGLNRWLFREHIVIQKATPADTENTGSSQRMTKSSNAAVDSGQHHTDRKVPTLKCPLHAKTTSHFLKNCNKFRTLTLEEKHEILKGNGFCSRCGHNNCVAGKSPYDHSRCQYIAPCRIPTCGSDQHFASICPVVYGSNAKSQQGNPQSRPTSSTAKVSTVTSTEHLQSTLPTVMGYLHYGNQKRLVRILLDGGSQATFLREGVFPKSANDSFQDHDLILVGGSKISKKLRVLDCHIEDLEGNWSCPITATEIDKPCGDAPIIQPDQLQQYDYLRDVNVDTAHSEMIDVLLGVDNTHLMIWEEYIRGERSDEPVAVKCPLGWFIQGGKSAGSTSLLNYVNVSAVGSLEEYIGLETAGLEPRRCRCTADFEEKSATVKMEESVTRLPDGSGQGLKTTPVRVVYDGKAKYQGHSLNDYLAKGENVNSNLIDVALRFRENEVGVIADISKMFQAIKIQPEDARFHRFVFRENPNHPIQIYELTTVTFGDKSSPTAAIVALRHVIHEHAPNDERLKRVAAEQFYMDDLNESVVNPAEALELKSKLTETLKKGNFSIRKWQSNVKEVCDQTEDTSVATVLGTRWNLATDTLSVKEVKTSDNAISTKRKILAQTASYYDVFGMLSGLLVRPKILLQKLWQLGVDWDTPLNDRSELCSLLSAINSDLQEAATIEIPRC comes from the exons ATGCCCTCAACACCAATGACCCCACGGCAACACACCGCCACAACTGCATCTGATCCTCAGCAAAGTCCGCCTTCAAATGCCTCTCCTGCAACACCACTCCTCACGTCGCGTCCTTCTACTTCCGGAGCCGGGAGTATGTCAAAAATGGCGAGGATGAAATACCCAACTTTCAATGGAAACAGCAGAGATTACGAGAGATTCAAAGCTCTGTTCAATCACTGCGCTGTGGGGCtcaatgaaattgaatgcttCTACCAGCTGACCGAAGCCATGGTGAACTCAAAGGAACGGAATATGATCAGAGGCTGCATTAACGTCGAGCGGGCATGGGAGATCCTCGACGAGTACTTTGGGGACAGAGACCGTATAGTTGACAGCCTGATGAAGGACCTGGAGAACCTCAAGACGTATGAAAGGAGAGGCAAAATCGACATTCCTGCTATGGGCCGATTTATCCAAACACTGCAGAATTTCGAAACCCAAGCTGAATCAGTCGGACTGTCAGGCGAAATGAACAGCAAGATGATGCTTTGTTCCATAAAGCGTAAATTACCAGAGGAACATCGCGTTGGATTCTACAAGAGCGTCAGAGATGACGGAACTGCTGATTCACTGTCTGGACTCAACAGATGGCTTTTTAGAGAACACATCGTCATTCAGAAAGCTACGCCGGCAGACACTGAAAACACTGGGTCATCGCAGAGGATGACCAAATCATCAAACGCGGCCGTGGACAGTGGGCAGCACCACACAGACAGAAAAGTGCCGACTCTCAAGTGCCCTCTTCATGCTAAGACGACGTCACATTTCCTCAAGAACTGCAACAAGTTCCGGACCTTGACACTGGAAGAGAAACATGAGATCTTGAAGGGGAATGGATTCTGTTCTCGATGTGGCCATAATAACTGTGTTGCTGGCAAGTCCCCATATGATCACAGCCGTTGCCAGTACATCGCTCCATGCCGCATACCGACTTGCGGCAGTGACCAGCATTTTGCCTCGATTTGCCCTGTGGTTTACGGAAGTAATGCAAAGAGCCAGCAAGGGAACCCACAGAGTCGCCCGACCAGCAGCACAGCAAAGGTGTCGACAGTGACCTCCACCGAGCACCTTCAGAGTACCCTGCCAACGGTCATGGGTTACCTGCATTACGGTAACCAGAAACGTCTGGTGCGCATACTACTGGATGGGGGAAGTCAGGCCACATTTCTGAGGGAAGGTGTTTTCCCCAAGTCAGCTAATGACTCATTTCAAGACCATGATTTGATCCTTGTTGGCGGCAGCAAAATCAGCAAGAAGCTAAGAGTCCTAGACTGCCATATCGAGGACCTAGAGGGTAATTGGTCTTGCCCGATTACCGCCACAGAGATTGATAAACCTTGCGGTGATGCCCCCATCATACAACCAGACCAGTTACAGCAATATGACTATCTTAGAGATGTCAATGTTGATACTGCTCATTCAGAGATGATCGACGTCCTCCTTGGCGTCGACAATACTCACCTCATGATCTGGGAGGAGTACATCCGTGGTGAGAGATCGGACGAACCGGTAGCTGTCAAATGCCCGCTTGGATGGTTCATCCAAGGGGGGAAATCAGCAGGATCGACATCGTTACTGAACTATGTAAATGTTTCAGCCGTAGGGTCCCTCGAAGAGTACATTGGATTGGAAACAGCTGGTCTAGAACCAAGGAGATGTCGTTGCACTGCCGACTTTGAAGAAAAGAGTGCAACAGTCAAAATGGAAGAGAGTGTCACTCGTCTTCCTGATGGTTC TGGTCAAGGACTCAAAACCACTCCAGTACGTGTAGTGTATGATGGCAAAGCGAAGTACCAGGGACATTCACTCAACGACTATCTTGCTAAAGGAGAAAATGTCAATTCCAACCTCATTGACGTTGCGCTACGATTCCGTGAAAACGAAGTCGGCGTCATTGCAGACATCAGCAAAATGTTTCAGGCGATCAAAATACAGCCAGAGGATGCGCGGTTCCACAGATTTGTGTTTAGGGAAAACCCAAATCACCCTATCCAAATCTACGAACTCACAACAGTCACCTTCGGGGACAAGTCCTCCCCCACCGCCGCCATCGTCGCCCTGAGACACGTAATCCATGAGCACGCACCTAATGATGAGAGACTGAAGCGGGTGGCTGCAGAACAGTTCTACATGGATGACCTCAATGAGTCCGTCGTCAACCCTGCAGAGGCACTGGAACTAAAGTCAAAGCTGACAGAGACGTTGAAAAAGGGAAACTTTTCCATAAGAAAGTGGCAGTCGAATGTCAAAGAAGTGTGTGATCAGACTGAAGACACCAGTGTGGCAACTGTTCTGGGTACTCGCTGGAATCTGGCAACAGACACCTTGAGTGTTAAGGAAGTGAAGACATCTGACAATGCGATATCAACTAAACGTAAGATCCTAGCTCAAACAGCATCATACTACGACGTTTTTGGTATGTTGTCTGGACTTCTCGTTCGCCCCAAGATTCTGCTGCAGAAGCTTTGGCAATTGGGTGTTGATTGGGATACCCCCTTGAATGACAGATCTGAACTGTGCTCACTCCTGAGTGCCATCAACAGCGATCTACAGGAAGCAGCCACCATTGAAATCCCACGGTGCTGA